The Populus trichocarpa isolate Nisqually-1 chromosome 2, P.trichocarpa_v4.1, whole genome shotgun sequence genome has a window encoding:
- the LOC7467224 gene encoding protein SABRE isoform X2 — protein sequence MEDVFLQERWHLVIWTGLLLLFSAKSSLSLVNLIMIVGVIIQNVDINSGEVTVNLNEELLSRKKSSSDAFAHTDKELVADSSVSKNQQNKQSKLVAITKYASMFPEKVFFTLPKLDVRFVHQEHDLVVENNIMGIQLRSIKSRSAEDVGESTLIEVQMDFSEIHLLREAGTSVLEILKVDVVSSVYIPIQPISPVRAEVDVKLGGTQCNIIMSRLKPWLRLHHSKKKKMVLREETSTPVRSPTTESKVIMWTCTVSAPEMTIVLYSINGLPLYQGCSQSSHVFANNISSMGTAVHMELGELNLHMADEYQECLKESPFGMESNSGALMHIAKVSLDWGKKDIESSEEDGSRCKLVLNVDVTGMGIYLNFKRVESLITTGISFQALLKSLSASGKRTAQSRGGRSSKPSGKGTRFLKFNLERCSVNFCGDTSLENTVVLDPKRVNYGSQGGQVIISVLDDGTPRTASIMSSVSDECKKLKYSVSLDIFHFTLCMNKEKQSTEMELERARSMYQEYLEERSLDTKVTVFDMQNAKFVQRSGGLKGIAICSLFSATDIKVRWEPDVHLSLIELVLQLRLLVHHQKLQVYGNESKEDASNMKDTDQKKEAPSAPEHLDKHKKRESIFAVDVEMLTISGEVGDGVEAVVQVQSIFSENACIGLLLEGLLLSFNGSRVLKSSRMQISRIPSTPSSLSDAKIPASVTWDWVIQGLDVHICLPYRLQLRAIDDSIEDMWRGLKLITAAKTALIFPMKKETSKPKRSSSAKFGSVKFFIRKLTADIEEEPMQGWLDEHYQLMKNEASELAVRLKFFDEFISKASHCPKVAETVDSSQERKVMYNGVEIDLQNPSNIQELREGIYKQSFRSYYNACQKLVTSEGSGACVEGFQTGFKPSTARISLLSISATELEVSLTRIDGGDAGMIEVLKKLDPVCCENDIPFSRLYGSNIFLRTGNLAVQLRNYTFPLFAATSGKCEGCVVLAQQATSFQPQIYQDVFIGRWRKVRMLRSASGTTPPVKSYFDLPLHFQKGEVSFGVGYEPSFADVSYAFMVALRRANLSVRNSDAPQVQPPKKERSLPWWDDMRNYIHGNITLFFSETRWHVLATTDPYEKLDQLQFVSGLMKIQQSDGRVYVSAQDFKILISSLEKLASGCGLKLPSGASGALLEAPVFTLEVTMDWECDSGTPLNHYLYALPIEGKPREKVFDPFRSTSLSLRWNFSFRPSPPSCESQLPSSSSVDSKVVNGTVYDLPYKPENVSTVSPTLNIGAHDLAWLIKFWNMNYLPPHKLRSFSRWPRFGIARAIRSGNLSLDKVMTEFFLRIDATPTCIKHMPLDVDDPAKGLTFNMTKMKYELCYSRGKQMFTFECKRDPLDLVYQGLDLYMPKAILDKVDSNSVPKAVQMTRNNSQSSAVNRIPSEKRNNMGGCTEKHRDDGFLLSCDYFTIRRQSRKADADRLSAWQEAGRRNLEMTYVRSEFENGSESDDHTRSDPSDDDGYNVVIADNCQQVFVYGLKLLWTIENRDAVWSWVGGISKAFEPPKPSPSRQNARKLHEENQLDPKSEVLQDDISNLPSISHKVDTPSHHVETSGTLSSPSHSAKVKNSSFPSIVTNGSIDDSEEEGTRHFMVNVMEPQFNLHSEEANGRFLLAAVSGRVLARSFNSILHVGYEIIEQGMVNGNVQQIPEHVPEMTWKRMEFSVMLEHVQAHVAPTDVDPGAGLQWLPKILRSSPKVKRTGALLERVFMPCDMYFRYTRHKGGTPDLKVKPLKELTFNSHNIMATMTSRQFQVMLDVLTNLLFARLPKPRKSSLSYPAEDDGDVEEEADEVVPDGVEEVELAKINLEQKEREHKLILNDIRKLSLFSDTSGDPLSRKEADLWMVTGGRYSLVQGLKRELVSAKKSRKEASVSLRMALQKAAQLRLMEKEKNKSPSYAMRISLKINKVVWSMLVDGKTFAEAEINDMIFDFDRDYKDVGVALFTTKYFVVRNCLSNAKCDMVLSPWNAPTDWGKEVMLRVDAKQGAPRDGNSRIELFQVKIFPLKIYLTETMYKMMWEYFFPEEEQDSQRRQEVWKVSTTAGAKRVKKGPSSHEASSSCSHTTKESDVPSKVIGSSAPELRRTSSFDRTWEETVAESVATELVLQAHSSGISSSKSEPFDSIEQPDESSRSKSKESKPVKSGRSSHEEKKVGKTNEEKRSRPRKVMEFNNIKISQVELQLTYESSRFNLHELKLLMDTFHRVEFTGTWRRLFSRVKKHVVWGTLKSVTGMQGKKFKDKAHGQRDPNVASVPDSDLNFSDNDDGLAVQSDQYPNWLKRPTDGAGDGFVTSIRGLFNTQRRKAKAFVLRTMRGEAENDFHGEWSESDAEFSPFARQLTITKAKRLIKRHTKKFRSRGQKASSSQQRESLPSSPRESTPFESDSYSDSSPYEDFHE from the exons ATGGAGGATGTATTTCTTCAGGAGAGGTGGCATTTGGTAATATGGACAGGTCTTCTGCTGCTTTTTTCTGCGaagagctctctctctcttgtgaATTTAATCATGATAG TAGGTGTAATAATCCAGAATGTGGACATTAACAGTGGAGAGGTCACTGTTAATCTCAATGAGGAACTGctttcaagaaaaaagagttCATCCGATGCCTTTGCTCATACGGATAAAGAGTTGGTTGCTGATTCTTCAGTCTCTAAAAATCAACAGaacaaacaatcaaaacttGTAGCAATTACAAAGTATGCTTCCATGTTTCCAGAAAAG GTTTTCTTCACTTTACCGAAACTGGATGTTAGGTTTGTGCatcaagaacatgatcttgttGTTGAGAATAATATAATGGGCATTCAATTAAGGAGCATCAAATCACGATCCGCTGAAGATGTGGGAGAGAGTACACTAATTGAAGTTCAAATGGATTTCAGTGAGATTCAT CTTCTTAGAGAAGCTGGCACTTCTGTCTTGGAGATATTGAAAGTCGACGTGGTCTCATCTGTCTACATTCCTATACAG CCAATCTCACCAGTTAGAGCAGAAGTTGATGTTAAGCTCGGAGGTACACAGTGCAACATCATAATGAGCAGATTAAAGCCGTGGCTGCGCCTCCACCactcaaagaagaaaaaaatggtgcTTCGAGAGGAAACATCTACTCCAGTTAGGTCTCCGACCACTGAATCCAAAGTCATCATGTGGACATGTACTGTCTCTGCTCCTGAGATGACTATTGTGCTTTATAGTATCAATGGTTTGCCTCTGTATCAA GGCTGCTCCCAATCATCACATGTGTTTGCAAATAACATATCAAGCATGGGAACTGCAGTGCATATGGAACTTGGTGAATTAAACTTGCACATGGCAGATGAATATCAAGAATGCTTGAAGGAAAGCCCATTTGGTATGGAATCAAATTCAGGTGCCTTAATGCACATAGCAAAGGTTAGTTTGGATTGGGGCAAGAAAGACATTGAATCATCGGAAGAAGATGGTTCTAGATGTAAATTGGTCCTTAATGTTGATGTCACTGGAATGggtatttatttgaattttaagcGTGTAGAATCACTTATAACAACTGGCATTTCCTTTCAAGCTCTCTTGAAAAGTCTTTCAGCTTCTGGTAAAAGAACAGCACAGAGCCGAGGTGGTCGGTCATCTAAACCATCAGGGAAAGGGACTCGATTCTTGAAATTCAATCTGGAACGCTGTTCTGTAAACTTTTGTGGTGACACAAGCTTGGAAAACACAGTTGTTCTGGATCCCAAGCGTGTCAATTATGGATCACAGGGTGGTCAGGTAATAATCAGTGTTTTGGATGATGGCACTCCTCGTACTGCAAGTATAATGTCCAGTGTTTCTGATGAGTGCAAGAAGTTGAAGTATTCTGTTTCTCTTGATATTTTCCATTTTACTCTGTGTATGAATAAGGAGAAACAGTCCACAGAGATGGAACTTGAAAGAGCAAGGTCTATGTATCAGGAATATTTGGAGGAACGCAGTCTTGATACAAAGGTTACAGTGTTTGACATGCAGAATGCAAAATTTGTACAGCGTTCTGGTGGTCTTAAAGGAATTGCCATCTGCTCTCTCTTCAGTGCTACTGATATTAAAGTCAGGTGGGAGCCTGATGTACATCTGTCATTAATTGAACTAGTTCTGCAATTGAGGTTGCTTGTACACCATCAGAAGCTCCAGGTTTATGGTAATGAATCCAAGGAAGATGCCTCTAACATGAAAGACACTGATCAGAAAAAAGAAGCCCCTTCAGCACCAGAACATTTAGATAAGCATAAGAAAAGGGAATCCATTTTTGCTGTTGATGTGGAAATGCTCACCATATCTGGTGAGGTTGGAGATGGGGTTGAAGCAGTGGTTCAGGTTCAGTCAATTTTCTCTGAGAATGCCTGTATAGGATTGCTTCTTGAAGGGCTTCTTCTCAGTTTCAATGGGTCTAGAGTGTTGAAAAGCAGCAGAATGCAAATTTCCCGTATCCCTAGCACTCCCAGTAGCTTGTCTGATGCAAAAATACCAGCCTCCGTGACATGGGATTGGGTGATTCAAGGGCTTGATGTTCATATCTGCCTGCCATACAGGTTGCAGTTGCGCGCCATTGATGATTCCATTGAGGATATGTGGCGGGGTTTGAAGCTTATAACTGCTGCTAAAACTGCACTGATATTTCCCATGAAGAAAGAAACCTCAAAGCCCAAAAGGTCCAGTTCAGCAAAATTTGGAAGTGTAAAATTTTTTATACGCAAGCTAACAGCTGATATTGAGGAAGAACCAATGCAGGGTTGGCTTGATGAACACTATCAGCTGATGAAGAACGAGGCTTCTGAGCTTGCTGTCAGGTTGAAAttctttgatgaatttatttccAAAGCGAGCCATTGTCCTAAAGTTGCTGAAACAGTTGATTCTAGTCAAGAAAGAAAGGTTATGTATAATGGAGTTGAGATTGATCTGCAAAACCCATCAAATATTCAGGAATTGCGAGAAGGTATATATAAACAGTCATTTAGATCGTATTACAATGCCTGTCAAAAGCTAGTAACATCAGAAGGTTCGGGTGCCTGTGTGGAAGGATTTCAGACTGGTTTCAAGCCCAGCACTGCTAGAATATCTCTTCTTTCTATTTCTGCTACAGAGTTAGAAGTAAGTTTAACAAGAATTGATGGTGGAGATGCTGGGATGATAGAGGTTCTGAAGAAACTTGATCCTGTTTGTTGCGAGAATGACATACCATTTTCTCGACTTTATGGGAGTAATATTTTCTTGCGTACAGGGAATCTGGCTGTTCAGTTAAGAAATTACACATTTCCTCTTTTTGCTGCTACTTCTGGTAAATGTGAAGGTTGCGTTGTGCTAGCTCAGCAG GCAACAAGTTTTCAGCCCCAAATTTACCAAGATGTCTTTATTGGGAGATGGAGAAAGGTGCGCATGCTTCGTTCCGCTAGTGGCACGACTCCTCCAGTTAAATCGTACTTTGATTTACCTTTACATTTTCAAAAAGGAGAAGTGTCTTTTGGAGTGGGTTATGAACCATCTTTTGCTGATGTGAGCTATGCTTTTATGGTGGCTCTTCGTAGAGCTAATCTAAGTGTTAGGAATTCTGATGCTCCACAAgttcaaccaccaaaaaagGAGCGTAGCTTACCATGGTGGGATGATATGAGAAACTATATTCACGGAAATATCACTTTATTCTTCTCTGAAACTAGATGGCACGTTCTTGCAACAACTGATCCTTATGAAAAGCTTGACCAACTTCAGTTTGTATCTGGTTTGATGAAGATCCAGCAATCAGATGGTCGTGTTTATGTGTCTGCACaggattttaagattttaattagcAGTTTGGAGAAACTGGCAAGCGGCTGTGGCTTAAAACTCCCTTCTGGTGCATCTGGTGCCTTACTTGAAGCCCCGGTCTTTACTCTTGAAGTCACAATGGATTGGGAATGTGATTCTGGAACTCCACTGAATCATTACTTGTACGCACTTCCAATTGAAGGGAAGCCTCGAGAAAAAGTTTTTGATCCATTCAGGTCTACATCTCTGTCCCTCCGATGGAACTTCTCTTTTAGGCCCTCCCCTCCCTCGTGTGAGAGTCAATTGCCTTCTTCCTCTTCAGTAGATAGCAAAGTTGTAAATGGAACTGTCTATGATCTACCTTACAAGCCAGAAAATGTTTCAACAGTTTCCCCAACTTTGAATATTGGTGCACATGATTTAGCGTGGCTGATTAAGTTCTGGAACATGAATTATCTCCCTCCACACAAATTACGTTCCTTCTCCCGATGGCCTCGCTTTGGAATTGCAAGAGCTATCAGATCAGGCAATTTATCATTAGACAAGGTGATGACAGAATTTTTTCTCCGCATTGATGCTACACCTACTTGTATAAAACACATGCCTTTAGATGTTGATGATCCGGCAAAAGGACTTACATTTAACATGACGAAGATGAAATATGAACTCTGTTATAGCCGGGGTAAGCAGATGTTCACTTTTGAATGCAAGCGTGATCCTCTTGATCTTGTTTACCAAGGTCTCGACCTTTACATGCCCAAGGCTATCTTAGATAAAGTGGACTCTAACAGTGTGCCAAAAGCAGTTCAAATGACCAGGAATAATTCTCAATCCTCAGCTGTTAATAGAATTCCCAGTGAGAAACGCAATAATATGGGTGGTTGCACTGAGAAGCACCGTGATGATGGATTTCTTTTGTCGTGTGATTATTTTACAATCAGAAGGCAGTCGCGAAAGGCTGATGCTGACAGGTTATCAGCATGGCAAGAGGCTGGGAGAAGAAACCTTGAGATGACATACGTGAGGTCTGAGTTTGAAAATGGGAGTGAGAGTGATGATCACACAAGATCTGATCCAAGTGATGATGATGGATACAATGTAGTAATAGCTGACAACTGCCAGCAAGTTTTTGTTTATGGCCTCAAGCTTTTATGGACTATTGAGAATAGGGATGCTGTTTGGTCCTGGGTTGGCGGAATATCCAAAGCATTTGAACCCCCTAAGCCTTCTCCTTCTCGACAGAATGCGAGGAAATTGCATGAAGAGAACCAGTTAGATCCCAAATCTGAGGTGCTTCAAGATGATATCTCCAATCTCCCTTCTATCAGTCATAAAGTAGATACCCCTTCTCATCATGTGGAGACCTCAGGAACTCTTTCATCTCCATCACATTCAGCTAAAGTAAAGAATTCGTCATTTCCTTCAATTG TGACAAATGGAAGTATTGATGATTCTGAGGAAGAAGGGACTCGTCATTTCATGGTGAATGTTATGGAGCCACAATTCAATCTTCATTCAGAAGAAGCCAAT GGTAGATTCTTGCTTGCTGCCGTTTCTGGTCGTGTTTTAGCTCGATCATTTAATTCTATTCTTCATGTTGGATATGAGATTATTGAACAAGGAATGGTCAATGGAAATGTACAACAAATTCCTGAACATGTACCTGAAATGACATGGAAGCGCATGGAGTTCTCTGTAATGTTGGAGCATGTACAGGCTCATGTTGCACCAACTGATGTTGATCCAGGGGCTGGATTGCAGTGGCTTCCAAAAATTCTTAGAAGCTCTCCAAAAGTAAAGCGTACTGGTGCTCTACTTGAAAGAGTGTTTATGCCTTGTGATATGTACTTTCGGTACACAAGACACAAAGGCGGTACTCCAGACTTGAAG GTCAAGCCTCTAAAAGAGCTTACATTCAATTCTCATAATATAATGGCAACAATGACATCCCGGCAGTTTCAGGTTATGCTGGATGTGTTGACTAATCTTCTCTTTGCACGGCTCCCCAA GCCTAGAAAAAGCAGCCTGTCATATCCTGCTGAAGATGATGGAGATGTTGAAGAGGAGGCAGATGAGGTGGTTCCTGATGGTGTTGAAGAGGTAGAACTTGCGAAAATCAACCTTGAACAGAAAGAGCGGGAGCATAAGTTGATTCTTAATGACATCAGGAAATTGTCTCTATTTAGCGATACTTCTGGAGACCCGCTTTCAAGAAAGGAAGCTGACTTGTGGATGGTCACTGGTGGAAGATACTCTCTG GTGCAAGGACTAAAGAGAGAGCTTGTAAGTGCAAAGAAGTCTAGGAAGGAGGCATCTGTATCTCTAAGGATGGCTCTGCAGAAAGCTGCTCAGTTACGACTGATGGAgaaggagaaaaacaaaagtccATCCTATGCCATGCgtatatctttgaaaattaataaagttgttTGGAGCATGCTTGTAGATGGTAAAACTTTTGCAGAGGCTGAGATAAATGACATG ataTTTGATTTTGACCGGGATTACAAGGATGTTGGGGTTGCTTTGTTTACAACAAAGTATTTTGTCGTGAGAAACTGCTTGTCTAATGCCAAGTGTGATATGGTGTTGTCACCATGGAATGCTCCAACAGATTGGGGAAA AGAAGTCATGCTACGTGTAGATGCAAAGCAAGGGGCTCCAAGGGATGGAAATTCGCGTATTGAACTTTTCCAG GTAAAGATTTTTCCCCTTAAGATTTATTTGACAGAGACAATGTACAAAATGATGTGGGAATATTTCTTCCCTGAAGAAGAACAAGATTCACAACGGCGGCAG GAAGTTTGGAAGGTTTCAACAACTGCTGGTGCAAAACGTGTTAAGAAAGGCCCATCGAGCCACGAAGCTTCTTCTTCATGCAGTCATACAACAAAAGAGTCTGATGTCCCATCCAAAGTGATTGGCAGTTCAGCCCCTGAGTTAAGGAGAACATCTTCTTTTGATAGAACATGGGAGGAGACGGTTGCAGAGTCTGTTGCTACTGAACTTGTCTTGCAGGCCCACTCATCTGGCATATCTTCCTCAAAAAGTGAGCCATTTGATTCTATTGAGCAACCAGATGAATCATCTAGAAGCAAGTCAAAAGAGTCCAAGCCTGTGAAGTCTGGTCGGTCATCTCATGAGGAGAAAAAGGttggaaaaacaaatgaagagaAAAGATCTCGACCTCGAAAAGTAATGGAATTTAACAACATTAAGATAAGCCAG GTTGAGCTGCAGCTTACTTATGAAAGCTCAAGATTTAATCTGCATGAACTTAAGCTGCTGATGGATACATTTCACCGTGTCGAGTTTACTGGGACTTGGAGAAGACTGTTCTCCAGAGTTAAGAAGCATGTTGTCTGGGGAACCTTGAAGTCTGTTACAGGAATGCAG GGTAAAAAGTTCAAAGACAAAGCACACGGTCAACGGGATCCTAATGTAGCCAGCGTTCCTGATAGCGACCTTAATTTTAGTGACAATGATGATGGTCTGGCAGTGCAATCTGATCAATATCCAAACTGGCTCAAGCGTCCAACTGATGGAGCAGGTGATGGGTTTGTGACTTCCATAAGGGGTCTTTTCAATACCCAGCGTCGCAAGGCCAAAGCATTTGTACTGCGAACAATGAGAGGTGAAGCAGAGAATGACTTTCATGGAGAGTGGAGTGAAAGTGATGCTGAGTTCTCTCCCTTTGCTCGGCAACTTACCATAACAAAAGCTAAGAGGCTTATTAAGCGGCACACGAAGAAATTCCGATCGAGAGGACAGAAAG CATCATCATCGCAACAAAGAGAATCACTTCCATCATCTCCAAGGGAATCCACTCCATTTGAAAGTGATTCATATAGCGATTCTTCACCATACGAGGATTTTCATGAGTAA